A region from the uncultured Bacteroides sp. genome encodes:
- the dacB gene encoding D-alanyl-D-alanine carboxypeptidase/D-alanyl-D-alanine-endopeptidase — protein MKKTCLLTWLVLFVCLPALWGQNEVAARIDQLLSGNLLVTSDVGISIYDLTDSVPLYVYRDQKMARPASTEKLITSITHLARLGMDCRFANSVAYTGSLDDDGVLHGDLYVHGGFDPEFMDNDMDELITQLKRRGLRRVKGKVYGDVSFMDSLYYGAGWCWDDAPYDFQPMLSPLMFHKGYVEVTAVPGVGSAPAKISVVPASSYYTVDNRTVPYGAGGEEFNVDRDWMHGANRLIFTGDVSRITKKTITVSGSAEFFMQVFLERAREQKMMMKRFGGFKAMPPEATALAEQGHTTADVLHRALKVSDNLSAEALFYHLGAWQKGADSCHVSAADGVKAIKEFIKELGYDPDSYEVHDGCGVSLYDYVTPELMLAYLKYAYQRPEIYKEIFDALPVAGVDGTLKNRMKRGRAFGNVRAKTGSVSGISTLAGYLHTANGHEVAFVIMNQNVMDAKKARTFQDEICELLCSMKTLR, from the coding sequence ATGAAAAAGACTTGTTTGCTTACCTGGCTCGTTTTGTTTGTGTGCCTGCCCGCACTGTGGGGGCAAAATGAGGTTGCTGCCCGGATCGATCAATTACTAAGCGGAAATTTGTTAGTGACTTCGGATGTGGGTATTTCGATATACGACCTTACCGACAGTGTGCCTCTTTATGTTTATCGGGATCAAAAGATGGCTCGTCCGGCTTCTACCGAAAAGCTGATAACCTCTATCACCCATTTGGCCCGGTTGGGGATGGATTGTCGTTTTGCGAATTCCGTGGCGTATACCGGCAGTTTGGATGATGACGGTGTGCTGCATGGCGATCTTTATGTGCATGGCGGGTTTGATCCGGAGTTTATGGACAACGATATGGATGAGTTGATAACCCAACTTAAACGGAGAGGGCTGAGGAGAGTGAAAGGGAAGGTCTATGGCGATGTTTCGTTCATGGATTCGCTTTACTATGGTGCGGGTTGGTGCTGGGACGACGCTCCTTACGACTTTCAGCCGATGCTTTCGCCGTTGATGTTTCATAAAGGGTATGTAGAGGTTACGGCCGTTCCCGGTGTTGGCAGTGCTCCTGCTAAAATATCGGTGGTGCCGGCATCTTCTTATTACACGGTCGATAACCGAACGGTTCCTTATGGTGCCGGAGGAGAAGAGTTCAATGTAGACAGAGACTGGATGCACGGGGCCAACAGGCTGATATTCACGGGTGACGTGAGCCGTATAACCAAAAAAACAATAACTGTTTCCGGTTCCGCTGAGTTTTTTATGCAGGTGTTTTTGGAGCGTGCCCGTGAGCAAAAAATGATGATGAAGCGGTTTGGCGGGTTTAAAGCAATGCCGCCGGAAGCAACGGCTTTGGCAGAACAGGGACACACTACGGCCGATGTTTTGCATCGTGCCCTGAAGGTGAGCGATAATCTTTCGGCAGAAGCGTTGTTTTATCACCTCGGTGCCTGGCAAAAGGGAGCGGATAGTTGCCATGTGTCGGCGGCAGACGGGGTGAAGGCTATCAAAGAATTTATCAAAGAACTTGGCTATGATCCGGATAGCTATGAAGTGCATGACGGTTGTGGCGTATCGCTGTACGACTATGTAACTCCCGAGTTGATGCTTGCTTACCTGAAGTATGCTTATCAGCGTCCGGAGATTTATAAGGAGATATTCGATGCATTACCTGTTGCCGGTGTAGACGGGACATTAAAAAACAGAATGAAGCGGGGCAGGGCTTTTGGCAATGTGCGGGCCAAGACGGGTTCTGTATCCGGCATCAGTACACTGGCGGGCTATTTGCATACTGCTAACGGGCACGAAGTGGCTTTCGTCATTATGAATCAGAATGTAATGGATGCGAAAAAAGCCCGCACATTTCAGGATGAAATATGCGAGCTTCTATGTTCTATGAAAACCTTACGTTAG
- a CDS encoding acetyl-CoA hydrolase/transferase family protein, which yields MSFNFITAAEAASLVKHGYNIGLSGFTPAGTAKAVTAELAKIAEQEHAKGNPFQVGIFTGASTGDSCDGILARAKAIRYRAPYTTNKDFRTAVNNGEIAYNDIHLSQMAQEVRYGFMGKVNLAIIEACEVTADGKIYLTAAGGIAPTVCHLADKIIVELNSAHSKNMMGMHDVYEPLDPPYRREIPIYKPSDRIGLPYIQVDPKKIVGVVEVNKPDEARSFAAADPLTDKIGQNVADFLAADMKRGIIPSTFLPLQSGVGNIANAVLGALGRDKTIPAFEMYTEVIQDSVIGLMKEGRIKFGSTCSLTVTNDCLKGIYDNMDFFRDKFVLRPSEISNSPEVVRRLGIISINTAIEADIYGNINSTHIGGTKMMNGIGGSGDFTRNAYISIFTCPSVAKEGKISSIVPMVSHLDHSEHSVNILITEQGVADLRGKSPSERAHAIIENCAHPDYKQLLWDYTKLSGKGQTPHCIQAALGMHAALNRTGDMKNVNWADYTK from the coding sequence ATGTCATTCAATTTTATTACTGCAGCAGAAGCTGCAAGCCTTGTTAAGCATGGCTACAATATCGGGCTGAGCGGCTTTACTCCCGCAGGAACAGCCAAAGCCGTTACGGCTGAACTAGCAAAAATAGCAGAACAAGAACACGCCAAAGGCAATCCTTTTCAGGTTGGTATCTTTACCGGAGCTTCGACCGGAGATTCGTGCGACGGTATCCTGGCTCGCGCCAAAGCTATTCGCTACCGTGCACCGTACACTACAAATAAGGACTTTCGTACCGCAGTAAACAACGGAGAGATTGCCTACAACGACATCCACCTCTCACAAATGGCGCAAGAGGTTAGATACGGATTTATGGGCAAAGTAAACCTAGCCATTATCGAAGCTTGCGAAGTAACCGCCGACGGAAAGATTTACCTGACCGCTGCCGGAGGTATTGCACCTACCGTTTGCCACCTGGCAGACAAAATCATTGTTGAGCTAAACAGTGCGCACAGCAAGAACATGATGGGAATGCACGATGTATACGAACCGCTTGACCCGCCTTACCGTCGCGAAATTCCGATCTACAAACCGAGTGACAGAATCGGACTGCCTTATATTCAGGTTGATCCAAAGAAAATTGTCGGCGTAGTCGAAGTAAACAAACCCGATGAAGCCCGTTCATTTGCCGCTGCCGATCCGTTGACCGACAAGATTGGGCAGAACGTAGCCGATTTCCTTGCTGCAGATATGAAGCGTGGCATCATTCCTTCTACCTTCCTTCCACTTCAATCGGGTGTGGGCAACATCGCCAATGCCGTATTGGGTGCTTTGGGAAGAGATAAAACCATTCCGGCCTTCGAAATGTACACGGAGGTTATTCAGGATTCGGTTATCGGACTGATGAAAGAAGGTCGCATCAAGTTTGGCAGTACCTGTTCGCTAACCGTAACCAACGACTGCCTCAAAGGAATATATGACAATATGGATTTCTTTCGCGACAAGTTCGTTCTTCGTCCGTCTGAAATATCAAACAGTCCGGAAGTTGTTCGCCGTCTGGGTATTATCTCTATCAATACCGCTATCGAGGCCGACATTTACGGAAATATCAACTCCACACACATCGGCGGAACAAAAATGATGAATGGTATCGGTGGTTCGGGAGACTTTACACGCAATGCATACATATCCATCTTTACCTGCCCGTCGGTAGCCAAAGAAGGTAAGATCAGCTCCATCGTTCCGATGGTATCTCACCTGGATCATAGCGAGCACTCGGTAAATATCCTCATCACCGAACAAGGCGTTGCCGATCTTCGTGGAAAGAGCCCCTCAGAAAGAGCACATGCCATTATTGAGAATTGCGCTCACCCCGACTACAAACAATTGTTGTGGGATTACACCAAGCTGTCCGGCAAAGGACAAACGCCACACTGCATACAAGCAGCACTAGGCATGCATGCAGCACTCAATCGCACCGGCGATATGAAGAATGTAAACTGGGCCGATTATACAAAGTAA
- the miaB gene encoding tRNA (N6-isopentenyl adenosine(37)-C2)-methylthiotransferase MiaB, whose translation MNELTGADFKSATADDNKKLFIETYGCQMNVADSEVIASVMQMAGYSLAETLDEADAVFMNTCSIRDNAEQKILNRLEHFYSLKKKKKHLIVGVLGCMAERVKDDLIEQHHVDLVVGPDAYLTLPDLVAAVEAGEKAINVELSTTETYRDVIPSRICGNHISGFVSIMRGCNNFCTYCIVPYTRGRERSRDVESILNEVSDLVAKGYKEITLLGQNVNSYKFEKEGEAITFPMLLRTVAESAPGVRIRFTTSHPKDMSDETLQVIADVPNVCKHVHLPVQSGSSRILKLMNRKYTREWYLERVAAIKRIVPDCGLSTDLFSGFHSETDEDHQFSLSLMEECGYDAAFMFKYSERPGTYASKHLTDDVPEEVKVARLSEIIALQSRLSARSNNRCIGKTYEVLVEGVSKRSREQLFGRTEQNKVVVFNKAAHKIGDFVNVKITEASSATLKGEVVD comes from the coding sequence ATGAATGAATTAACGGGAGCAGACTTTAAATCTGCAACTGCTGATGACAACAAGAAGTTGTTTATTGAGACCTATGGCTGCCAGATGAATGTGGCGGACAGTGAAGTGATTGCCTCTGTGATGCAGATGGCGGGCTATTCTTTAGCCGAAACGCTGGATGAGGCGGATGCCGTGTTTATGAATACCTGCTCTATCAGAGACAATGCGGAGCAAAAGATTCTGAACCGCCTGGAGCATTTTTATTCTTTGAAAAAGAAGAAGAAACACCTCATCGTGGGTGTGCTTGGTTGCATGGCCGAACGTGTGAAGGATGATTTGATAGAGCAACACCATGTCGACCTGGTGGTTGGGCCGGATGCTTATCTTACCTTGCCCGATTTGGTTGCGGCTGTAGAGGCAGGCGAAAAGGCCATTAACGTAGAGCTCTCTACAACGGAGACTTATCGGGATGTGATCCCTTCGCGCATTTGCGGTAATCACATTTCGGGTTTTGTTTCCATCATGCGCGGATGCAACAACTTCTGCACGTATTGCATCGTGCCCTACACGCGTGGGCGTGAGCGTAGCCGGGATGTGGAAAGCATCCTTAATGAGGTAAGCGATCTGGTTGCCAAAGGCTATAAAGAAATAACACTTCTCGGACAGAACGTAAATTCTTACAAGTTCGAAAAAGAAGGCGAAGCCATTACTTTCCCCATGCTGCTTCGCACCGTGGCCGAAAGTGCACCGGGTGTGCGCATCCGCTTTACCACTTCGCATCCCAAGGATATGAGCGATGAAACGCTGCAAGTCATAGCCGATGTACCGAATGTGTGCAAGCATGTACACCTGCCCGTTCAGAGTGGCAGTTCGCGCATCTTAAAGCTAATGAATAGAAAGTATACCCGCGAATGGTATTTGGAGCGGGTGGCTGCCATTAAAAGAATAGTGCCCGATTGCGGATTGAGTACCGACCTCTTTTCCGGCTTCCATTCCGAAACGGACGAAGATCATCAGTTCTCTCTCTCATTGATGGAAGAGTGCGGCTACGATGCTGCATTTATGTTTAAATATTCCGAACGTCCGGGCACGTATGCCTCCAAACACTTGACCGATGATGTGCCTGAAGAAGTAAAAGTGGCTCGTTTGAGCGAGATTATCGCCTTGCAAAGCCGCTTGTCTGCCCGCTCAAATAACCGTTGCATCGGCAAAACCTACGAGGTGCTTGTAGAGGGTGTCTCTAAACGTTCGCGCGAACAATTATTTGGCCGGACGGAACAAAATAAAGTTGTTGTGTTCAATAAAGCGGCACACAAAATCGGTGATTTTGTGAACGTAAAGATAACCGAAGCCAGTTCGGCTACACTAAAAGGGGAAGTGGTCGATTAA
- a CDS encoding PspC domain-containing protein translates to MIMDKRLTRSSNKKIAGVCGGLAEYFGFDYTVTRLVYALLTFFTAFAGVLIYIILWMVMPESYQR, encoded by the coding sequence ATCATCATGGATAAACGATTGACAAGATCAAGCAACAAAAAAATAGCCGGCGTATGTGGCGGGCTGGCTGAGTATTTCGGATTTGACTATACCGTTACCCGATTAGTCTATGCTTTATTGACCTTTTTCACCGCATTTGCAGGAGTACTTATTTACATTATCCTGTGGATGGTTATGCCCGAAAGCTATCAACGATAA
- a CDS encoding class I SAM-dependent methyltransferase: MNKLIIDACPLCGSTHLRPFLTCRDFYASGEPFELFRCDDCSFTFTRGFPVEAEIGKYYETPDYISHSDTKKGAMNFIYHLVRRYMLAKKARLVSREAHLRVGKILDIGTGTGYFANAMQMRGWEVEAIEKNAAARAFAQEHFALKVKSEDALSTFGAGTFDVITLWHVMEHLEHLNETWERFSELLTEKGVLIIAVPNCASYDAERYGEHWAAYDVPRHLWHFTPATMQQWGAKNGFILAARHPMPFDAFYVSMLSEKYLGNSFSFIRGMIAGTVAWFNTQAKKERSSSMIYVFRKKKE, encoded by the coding sequence ATGAATAAACTCATTATAGATGCTTGTCCGCTCTGTGGTAGTACGCATTTAAGGCCTTTTCTTACTTGTCGCGATTTTTACGCTTCCGGAGAACCATTTGAGTTGTTCAGATGTGACGATTGTAGTTTCACGTTTACCCGCGGATTTCCTGTGGAAGCAGAAATAGGCAAGTATTATGAAACGCCCGATTACATCTCCCATTCCGATACGAAGAAGGGAGCAATGAACTTTATTTATCATCTCGTACGCAGGTATATGTTGGCTAAAAAAGCCCGGTTGGTGAGTCGGGAAGCCCACCTGCGTGTGGGTAAAATATTAGATATAGGCACAGGAACCGGCTATTTTGCAAATGCGATGCAAATGCGTGGCTGGGAAGTGGAAGCCATTGAGAAGAATGCCGCTGCACGCGCTTTTGCGCAAGAGCATTTTGCCTTGAAGGTGAAGAGCGAAGATGCATTAAGCACTTTTGGTGCCGGAACGTTCGACGTAATCACTCTTTGGCATGTGATGGAACATTTAGAGCACCTGAATGAAACGTGGGAGCGGTTTTCCGAACTCTTAACGGAAAAAGGTGTGCTCATTATTGCGGTGCCTAATTGTGCTTCTTATGATGCCGAAAGATATGGCGAGCACTGGGCAGCCTATGATGTGCCCAGGCACTTGTGGCATTTTACGCCTGCAACCATGCAACAGTGGGGGGCTAAAAACGGCTTCATTCTTGCTGCACGGCATCCGATGCCTTTCGATGCCTTTTATGTGTCGATGTTAAGTGAAAAGTATCTTGGAAATTCTTTCTCTTTTATCAGAGGAATGATTGCCGGAACCGTGGCCTGGTTTAATACCCAGGCAAAAAAAGAGAGAAGTAGTTCGATGATTTATGTATTCAGAAAAAAGAAAGAATGA